A segment of the Myxococcota bacterium genome:
CTGCGCTATCTGGGCCAGGCCCTCGGGCTCTATCTCGTGCTCGAGGGCGACGACGGGCTCGTGCTGCTCGACCAGCACGCGGCGCACGAGCGGGTCTTGTTCGAGCGCCTGCGCCGCGGCTTCGCCGAGGACAAGCTCGAGCGCCAGGAGCTGCTCTTGCCGCTCGAGCTCGAGCTGTCGCGCGCCGACGCCGACACCGTGGCCGCGCACGAGTCACTCCTGGAGCGCGCGGGCATCGGGCTCGAGCCGGGCCCGCCCGGCCCGCGCGGCACCGTGCCCGTGCGTCTGCGCGCGCTGCCGGCGCTGCTGGCCGAGCGCGCGGGCACCGACTGGCCGGCGCTCTTGCGTGAGACCGCGAGCTTGCTGCGCGAGCCCGCCGAGCGCGAGACGCGGGACGGCCTCGAGCGCGCGCTGCACGACCTGTTCGCGACCGCCGCGTGTCACTCCGCGGTGCGCAAGGGCGACCGGCTCGACGCGCGCGCAGTGACTGCGCTGCTGGCGGGCCTCGACCAGGAGATCTGGTTCGCGAACTGCCCGCACGGCCGGCCCGTGGCGCTCTCGCTCGACCGCGCCGAGCTCGAGCGCCGCTTCCTGCGCCGCGCATGACCCGGCCGCGCGTCGTCGCGATCGTCGGTCCCACGGGGACCGGCAAGACCGAGCTCGCGTGCGCCGTCGCCGAGCGCACCGGCGCCGAGATCGTGAGCGCCGACTCCATGCAGGTCTACCGCGGGCTCGACGTGGGCACGGCCAAGCCGAGTCACGCGCTGCGCGCGCGCATCCCGCACCACGCGCTCGACCTGGTCGCGCCCGACGAGCCCATGTCGGCAGGCCGCTGGGCCGAGCTGGCGCGCGCCGCCGCCGCCGACATCGCCGCGCGCGGCAAGCCCGTGCTGCTGGTGGGCGGCACGGGCCTCTACGCGCGGGCGTTCGCGGGCGGGCTGATCCAGGGCGCCGCGTCCGACCCCACGCTGCGCGCCGAGCTCGAGGCGCGCAGCGACGAGTCACTCCGTGCCGAGCTCGAGCGGCGCGACCCCGAGGCCGCCTTGCGCATTGCCCCGCGCGACCGCGTGCGCACCGTGCGCGCGCTCGAGGCCGCCGCGCTCGGCGCGCGCCCGATCTCGGCCCAGCACGCCCGGCACCGCTTCGCCGACCGGCCCTTCGACGTGCGCTGGCTCGGGCTCGCGCTCGACCGGACCGTGCTCGCCGAGCGCCTGCGAGAGCGCGTCGCGCGCATGTTCGAGGCCGGCTGGGTCGACGAGGTGCGCGGGCTCTACGCCGCCGGCTACGCGCCCACGCTGCGGCCGCTCCAGGCGATCGGCTACCGCGAGATCGGCGAGCTCCTGGCAGGGCGGCTCGACGAGGCCACGGCGCGCGAGCGCATCTGGATCGCGACCCGGCGCTACGCCAAGCGCCAGCGCACCTGGTTCCGCGCCGAGCCCGAGCTCGACTGGCTCGACGCCGACGCGCGCGAGCGCGCCGTCGAGCGGGTGCTGGCGGAGCTCAGCCGTCGTTGATCGTGTTGTACGACGTGCCGAAGCGGATCGGGCACTTCCCGCCAGCGACGTCCTCGCTGTAGAGCGCCCATGCCTCTTCCTGGGAGCGGAAGAGGGGAGGCTGAGCGCCGTCGCGGAACAGGGTGACCATGCCCATCGGCAGCTCCATGAGCGCCGAGATCTCGCGGAACATGGACCCGCCGAGCTGCATGCCGTTCAGCAGGATGTACCCGGGCACGACCCCGATCGCCTTGATGATGTCCGGATCGTCGATCTGGGTGACGCCGTAGTACTCGTCCTTGCCGGCGATGAACGGCCCGAGCACCGCGTCGAACGGCGCCAGGATCATGTTGCTGCCGGCACGGCACAGCTGCGTGGCATCGGCGCGCGCAGCGCGCGGGGCCAGACCCACCAGGGCCGCCAGGGCAGCGCCGCAGAGGGCGGCGCGCAGACAGACCAGCGAAAGATTGCGGATCATTTGCCGGACCCTCCCCGAGTACGCAGCGACGAGACGCGGCGAGCCTCGCCCAAAACCGCTAGCAGTGTCAACCACTCGCTACCCGAACCCCCAGGAGTGGCTCTCTCGTGACCGCAGGTGACAGGTCTGATGAACGCCGTGGGCACCCTACCCACGGCTCCGGACCCCACGGCTCCGGAC
Coding sequences within it:
- the miaA gene encoding tRNA (adenosine(37)-N6)-dimethylallyltransferase MiaA, encoding MTRPRVVAIVGPTGTGKTELACAVAERTGAEIVSADSMQVYRGLDVGTAKPSHALRARIPHHALDLVAPDEPMSAGRWAELARAAAADIAARGKPVLLVGGTGLYARAFAGGLIQGAASDPTLRAELEARSDESLRAELERRDPEAALRIAPRDRVRTVRALEAAALGARPISAQHARHRFADRPFDVRWLGLALDRTVLAERLRERVARMFEAGWVDEVRGLYAAGYAPTLRPLQAIGYREIGELLAGRLDEATARERIWIATRRYAKRQRTWFRAEPELDWLDADARERAVERVLAELSRR